One stretch of Ipomoea triloba cultivar NCNSP0323 chromosome 8, ASM357664v1 DNA includes these proteins:
- the LOC116027224 gene encoding uncharacterized protein LOC116027224, with protein sequence MAAEANSNTAALVEAGGGAAGGLTEELAAKAVLKRYEGLMIVRTKAVKGKGAWYWAHLEPMLVHNSDSGLPKAVKLRCSLCDAVFSASNPSRTASEHLKRGTCPNFNTLVKPISSLPPAPHQQNHRKRNSPGGDSGSPASTAAYQVTPLAIVDPSRFAVELAYPPVVSMATAIVATGGAAAAAGGGGGGMYGQHPMVLSGGKEDLGALAKLEDSVKKLKSPKSSPGPALSKSQIDSAFDYLADWVYECCGSVSISSLDHPKFRAFLTQVGLPSISRKEFAGSRLDAKYEEAKVESEARIRDAMFFQVAGDGWMAKKHGHVGEENLVSLYVNLPNGTSVFRRTVFTSGFVPSKYAEEVLWDTITDICGSNSVQQCIGIVADRFKGKALRNLENQHHWMVNLSCQYQAFNSLVKDFGKELPFFKNVTENCVKLANFVNNKSQIRNSFHKYQLQEYGHAGLLRVPLPGYESSDFGPVYSLIEDILSSARALQLVLLDESYKVVSVEEPFAREIEEMMRNPRFWNELEAMHSLVKLIKTMARDIETEKPRVGQCLPLWEELRVKVKDWCSKFHIAEGPVEKLVERRFEKNYHPAWAAAFILDPLYLIRDTSGKYLPPFKYLTPEQEKDVDKLITRLVSRDEAHIALMELMKWRTEGLEPVYAQAVQLKQRDPSTGKMKIANPQSSRLVWETYLTGFKSLGKVAVRLIFLHATSCGFKCNWSFLRWAGAQSHSRVGVDRAQKLIFIAAHSKLEKRDYSNDEDKDAELFALANGEDDVLNEVFVDTSSL encoded by the coding sequence ATGGCGGCGGAGGCGAATAGCAACACGGCGGCGCTGGTGGAGGCCGGCGGCGGAGCCGCCGGGGGGTTGACGGAGGAGCTGGCGGCGAAGGCGGTGCTTAAGAGATACGAGGGATTGATGATTGTACGGACGAAAGCGGTGAAGGGGAAAGGCGCGTGGTACTGGGCTCACCTTGAGCCCATGCTGGTCCACAATTCCGATTCCGGGTTGCCCAAAGCCGTTAAGCTCCGGTGTTCGTTATGCGACGCCGTGTTTTCCGCTTCTAATCCTTCTAGAACCGCCTCCGAGCATCTAAAGAGAGGAACTTGCCCCAATTTCAACACCCTCGTCAAACCCATTTCTTCTCTCCCGCCGGCGCCCCACCAACAGAATCACCGGAAACGGAACTCCCCCGGCGGCGATAGTGGCAGCCCGGCTTCTACGGCGGCATATCAAGTTACTCCGCTTGCTATTGTTGATCCATCAAGATTCGCCGTGGAGTTAGCTTACCCGCCGGTGGTGTCAATGGCCACCGCTATTGTTGCCACCGGTggtgccgccgccgccgccggaggcggcggcggcggcatgTATGGGCAGCACCCTATGGTGTTGTCAggtggaaaggaggatttggggGCTCTAGCCAAGCTAGAAGATAGTGTGAAGAAGCTAAAGAGTCCAAAATCATCGCCCGGGCCAGCTTTGAGCAAGTCCCAGATTGATTCAGCCTTTGATTATCTTGCAGATTGGGTGTATGAATGTTGTGGGTCAGTCTCAATTTCCAGTCTTGACCACCCAAAATTCAGGGCATTTCTCACCCAAGTTGGGCTGCCCTCAATTTCAAGAAAAGAGTTTGCAGGTTCCAGGTTGGATGCCAAGTACGAGGAGGCCAAGGTTGAGTCCGAGGCAAGAATCCGAGACGCCATGTTCTTTCAGGTTGCAGGTGATGGTTGGATGGCCAAGAAGCATGGGCATGTTGGGGAAGAGAATTTGGTGAGTTTGTATGTGAATCTTCCCAATGGGACAAGTGTGTTTAGGAGGACAGTTTTCACTAGTGGATTTGTTCCTTCTAAGTATGCCGAGGAGGTTTTATGGGACACAATCACAGACATTTGTGGCAGCAATAGTGTTCAACAATGTATAGGGATAGTTGCAGACAGGTTTAAGGGCAAGGCATTGAGGAATTTGGAGAATCAGCACCATTGGATGGTCAATCTTTCTTGTCAGTATCAAGCATTCAATAGTTTGGTTAAGGATTTCGGCAAGGAGCTTCCGTTTTTCAAGAATGTGACCGAGAATTGTGTAAAGCTCGCGAATTTCGTGAACAATAAGTCCCAGATTCGGAATAGTTTCCACAAGTATCAGTTGCAGGAGTATGGGCATGCTGGGCTGTTGAGGGTGCCCTTGCCAGGCTACGAAAGCTCGGATTTTGGACCCGTTTATTCGTTGATCGAGGATATACTTAGCTCAGCTCGGGCACTTCAGCTAGTGTTGCTGGATGAATCATATAAGGTAGTTTCAGTTGAGGAACCGTTTGCTAGGGAGATTGAAGAGATGATGAGGAATCCGCGTTTCTGGAATGAATTGGAGGCGATGCATTCGTTAGTTAAATTGATCAAGACGATGGCACGGGATATTGAGACGGAGAAACCACGAGTAGGGCAATGCCTTCCTCTATGGGAGGAGCTTAGAGTGAAAGTGAAGGATTGGTGTTCTAAGTTTCACATTGCCGAGGGACCTGTGGAGAAATTGGTTGAAAGGAGGTTCGAGAAGAATTATCACCCGGCTTGGGCTGCTGCATTTATACTCGATCCACTCTATTTGATTCGAGACACTAGTGGAAAGTACTTGCCACCGTTCAAATACCTTACCCCCGAGCAAGAGAAGGACGTGGACAAGCTCATAACACGTCTTGTATCTCGGGACGAGGCTCATATCGCTTTGATGGAGCTTATGAAATGGAGAACTGAAGGGCTCGAGCCGGTTTATGCTCAAGCTGTTCAGTTGAAGCAGAGGGATCCTAGCACGGGAAAGATGAAAATCGCGAACCCTCAGAGTAGTAGGCTTGTTTGGGAAACTTACCTCACGGGGTTCAAGTCGTTAGGCAAAGTTGCTGTTAGGCTTATCTTCCTTCATGCTACCTCGTGCGGGTTTAAATGCAACTGGTCTTTCCTGAGATGGGCGGGGGCTCAATCCCATTCGAGGGTGGGTGTGGACCGAGCTCAGAAGTTGATATTCATTGCTGCTCACTCGAAGCTCGAAAAGCGGGATTATTCCAATGATGAGGACAAAGATGCCGAGCTCTTTGCCCTGGCAAACGGTGAGGATGATGTGCTCAATGAGGTTTTTGTCGATACATCCTCTCTGTAG